GCGCGAACTCCGGCTCGGCGGCTGGGACGTCTCCGAGTGGGGGTCGGACGGGCTCTCGGCCGATCAGGCCACGCTCGTCGCCGAGGACATCGACCGCGAGGTCCACTACTGCGGCCCGGTCGGGACCCACCGCGCGATGACCGACGTGATCGTCCGGCGCGCGGAGTCGGTGACGGACGACCCGGACGTGGGCGACGACTTCGGCCTCGCCGTCGTCGGCCACGGCACCGAGCGCAACGAGAACAGCGCGAAGGCCATCGAGTACCACGCCGACCGGATCGCGGAGCGTGACCGCTTCGACGAGGTGAAGGCGCTGTACATGGACGAGGAGCCGGAGGTCGACGACCTCCCCGAGCACTTCGAGAGCGACGACGTGGTCCTGGTCCCCCTCTTCATCGCGGACGGCTACCACACCCAAGAGGACATCCCGGAGGACGTGGGCCTCTGCGAGGACCACACCGAGGGATACGACGTGCCAGAGACGGTCGACGGCACCCGGATCTGGTACGCCGGCGCGGTGGGGACGGAGCCGCTCATGGCCGACGTGGTGCTTGAGCGCGCGGCCGACGCCGGCGCCGACCTCGGGACCGCGCTCGACGACGTGCGCGAGACGACCCGCGTCGCCACGGGGGACTGACCGTGACCGACGCCACTTCCGCGACCGGCGACGAGGCGGGCGACGGCGAAGCGGGCGACGGCGGGCCGGAGGTCCCCGATATCGACCTCCCGAGCGACGCCTTCGACGCGGTCCTCGACGCGCTCGACGACCGCGACCCCGGCGACCCGATCCGGTTCGAGGGGTTCGGCGTCGCCCGCGTCGGGAGCGACACCGGAGACGGAAACGGCGACGCGGCGGGCGAGTACCGCCTCGACCCCGCCGACGGCGACCGCCGGGACGGGCTGTCGGAGCGCGAGCTCCACGAGGCCCTGTCGGAGCGCGCCCCGGCGGTCACGGACTGGTACGCCTTCGAGCGGGTCGTGGGCGAGTTCGGGCCGCGCCGCGCCTTCCTCCGCTGGATCGAGGACGCCGACGGCGAGACGGTGGCGACCCGGTACGCCGCGCTCGCGGAGGGGATCGAGCGCGCCTGGGGCGAGCTGCGGATTACGGCGACCGCCACGGACCGGGGCGAGCGGCGCTACGACGTGCGCCACGCCGACGACGCCGGCGTCCCCGTCGACGACCTGGAGGCGCACGAGGACCCGCTCGACGCGCGCGAACTCGTCACCTTCGACGAGAAGGGGCGGTACCGTCCCCTCAAGACCGCGCCGTCGCTCGCGGGCGGCTGGGTCTTCCCCGACCTCGGGCCGCGCGACCTCTACGAGACGGTGGAGACGATCTACCCCGCGACGGTCGCCAACTGGCACCGCGAGCGCGAGGGTGAGCTGGACGTGACCCACTGGCGCGAGACGATGGAACGCCAGTCGGGCATCTACGGCGTCGTGAAGACGTGGGACCGCGGCGAGGGCCACGAGCACGTCGACTGGGTCGCGGAGGCGTGTTGTGACGACTCGCAGTGTCTCAAGCGCCGGGAGTGGGAGTACGACGAAGACACCGACCTTGACGTCGACGGCGGCGACGGGGTCTTCCCCTGTCGCGAGCCCTGCTCCGTCGTCGTGTCCGCCGCGCGGAAGTGGACGCGGTTAGAGAGCGAGCAGCCGCGGACCTACGAGTTCGACCTGACGCCGAGCGAGAAGGAGCAGGTGGAGGACATCATCGACGCGGTCGCGGACGGCCGGACCGACGAGATCCGCGAGGCGGACGCGAAGGAGGGCGCGAACCGCTACCGCGCCCGGTTCCTGCGAGCGAAGCGGTTCGACGACGAGGGGAACCTCGGCGGCGTGCCGACCGACCCGGACGAGGAGTGACTCCCTCCGGGGGTCGGACCTGACCGCGCCGCCTCGGAAACATCGCCGCGCCCCGCAGGCTTTTCTCACCGCCCCCGGTACGGTGAGGTAATGAACGCCGTCACGCTGGGCCCCGCCGGCACGTACTCGCACCGCGCCGCGCGCGCCGTCGCCGCCGAGGTGTCGTTCCGGGAGTCTGTCACCGCCATCGTCGACGCCGTCGCGGACGGCGAGTTCGAGCGCGGGGTCGTCCCCATCGAGAACAGCATCGAGGGCTCCGTCACGGAGAGCCTCGACGCGCTCGCGGAGTACGACGTCTCGGTCTCCCGCGAGGTCGTCACCCCGATCCGCCACGCCCTCCTCGCGCAGGGCGACGGGTTCGACGTCGTCGCGAGCCACTCGCAGGCGCTCGCGCAGTGTCGCAACTGGCTGGAGGCGAACTACCCGAACGCCGGGCTCGAAGCGGTCGCCTCCACGGCTCGCGGGGTCGAGCGCGCCCGCGAGGACGCCCGCGTCGCCGGGATCGGGCACCCGGATAACGCCGGCGACGACCTCGCTATCCTCGCGGAGGACATTCAGGACCGCACCTCGAACGCGACCCGGTTCCTCGTCGTCGCGCCCGAGTCCGCCCGCGCCGACGCCGGCGGGAAGACCACCCTGATCGTCTACCCAAACGCGAACTACCCCGGCCTCCTGCTCGAACTGCTGGAAGCCTTTGCCGACCGCAACCTCAACCTCTCGCGGA
The sequence above is a segment of the Halorubrum sp. 2020YC2 genome. Coding sequences within it:
- the pheA gene encoding prephenate dehydratase gives rise to the protein MNAVTLGPAGTYSHRAARAVAAEVSFRESVTAIVDAVADGEFERGVVPIENSIEGSVTESLDALAEYDVSVSREVVTPIRHALLAQGDGFDVVASHSQALAQCRNWLEANYPNAGLEAVASTARGVERAREDARVAGIGHPDNAGDDLAILAEDIQDRTSNATRFLVVAPESARADAGGKTTLIVYPNANYPGLLLELLEAFADRNLNLSRIESRPSGERLGDYLFHFDVDAGLYEDHMAKAVADVEAIADKGWVKVLGSYDTEHVLN
- a CDS encoding DR2241 family protein: MTDATSATGDEAGDGEAGDGGPEVPDIDLPSDAFDAVLDALDDRDPGDPIRFEGFGVARVGSDTGDGNGDAAGEYRLDPADGDRRDGLSERELHEALSERAPAVTDWYAFERVVGEFGPRRAFLRWIEDADGETVATRYAALAEGIERAWGELRITATATDRGERRYDVRHADDAGVPVDDLEAHEDPLDARELVTFDEKGRYRPLKTAPSLAGGWVFPDLGPRDLYETVETIYPATVANWHREREGELDVTHWRETMERQSGIYGVVKTWDRGEGHEHVDWVAEACCDDSQCLKRREWEYDEDTDLDVDGGDGVFPCREPCSVVVSAARKWTRLESEQPRTYEFDLTPSEKEQVEDIIDAVADGRTDEIREADAKEGANRYRARFLRAKRFDDEGNLGGVPTDPDEE
- a CDS encoding CbiX/SirB N-terminal domain-containing protein → MQSLVIVAHGSHLNPESSAPTYDHADTIRATGAFDEVRTGFWKEEPHFREVLRTVEGDEVYVVPLFVSEGYFTEQVIPRELRLGGWDVSEWGSDGLSADQATLVAEDIDREVHYCGPVGTHRAMTDVIVRRAESVTDDPDVGDDFGLAVVGHGTERNENSAKAIEYHADRIAERDRFDEVKALYMDEEPEVDDLPEHFESDDVVLVPLFIADGYHTQEDIPEDVGLCEDHTEGYDVPETVDGTRIWYAGAVGTEPLMADVVLERAADAGADLGTALDDVRETTRVATGD